Genomic DNA from Sulfuricurvum sp. IAE1:
ACCGCCGACGCCGTCACCGATATTTCGGGGCGCGGCGTGGGGATGGACGTCGTGATGTCCAACATCAAAAAACTCGGCGGCGCGATCAAGGTAGACACCGAAGAGGGGTACGGCACGACGTTTACGATCGCCCTTCCCCTGACGCTCGCGATCCTCGACGGGCTCAATATCCGAATCGGGCGCGAGCAGTTTATCCTGCCGTTGTCGGCGATTATCGAATCGCTAAAGCCCGAAGAAGAGATGATCAAGCACATCGGGGACAAGGATTCGGAGATGCTCATGCTGCGCAACGAGTTTATCCCGATCGTTCGGCTGCACAACGTATTCAACGTCGCCCCCCAGTACCGCAAGCTCACCGAAGGGCTGCTGATCGTGGTACGTTCGGCGGCCCAGAAAATCGCGCTGTTCGTCGACGAGTTCATGAACCAGCAGCAGTTCGTCATCAAGCCGCTGGACAAAAATTTCCGCAACGCGCAGGGGATCGGCGGCGCCACCGTACGCGGGGACGGAACGATCGGCCTTATCATCGACACGATGAACATATTAGAGAAAAATTACTAGGAGTACGCCATGGCCATCATCGAGAGCAACCAGCTTCTGACTTTCAAACTCGGCAACGAAACCTACGGTATTCAGATCAACAAGGTGCGCGAAATCCTCACCTATCCCACGGTAACCCCGATCCCGGACGCGAGCCGTTGGGTCAAGGGGGTGATCAACCTGCGCGGCGAAGTGGCCCCCGTGATCGATCTGCGGGTCCGCTTCAACGTCAACGACGATCCCATTTACACCAACCGCACCATCATCATCGCCGTCAAAACGCAGGACATGCGGATGATCGGCCTCGTCGTCGATGAAGTATCCGACATGGAAAACGTCGACCTCGACCGCCTCTACCCCGCCCCCGATATGGGAACGTCCATCGCTCCCGAATACCTCAAGGGGCTGTTTAAAAAAGAGGAGAAAATGATCGTCATCCTCGACATCGACCGTATCCTCGACAAAGACGAGATGCAGCGCCTCTCCCGCGCCGGCGAGGGAACGACGAATGTATACAGCGCGTCAGCTTGAGCGCGCCCGCGAGCTGGCGTACCGCCACAGCGGCATCACGCTGGGGCCGAATAAGGACGTCATGATCGCCAACCGCCTCGACAAACTCAAGCGCGACGTCGCGCACGACGATATCGACGCGATTTTAAGCGCCGTAGAACAGGGGCGCTACGTCGATACGTTCATCAGCACGTTTACGACGAACAAAACCAATTTTTTCCGGGAATCGTTTCACTTTGACGATCTCCGGGACCGGGTTTTCAAACAGGCGGCCGGGAAGGGATCGGAGCTGAAAATCTACTGTTCGGCGGCATCGACGGGAGAAGAGCCCTATTCGATACTGATGACGATGGAGGCGGCCAAAACGGTCCATTCCGATGCGGCTCTGAACTATTCGCTGCTGGCGACCGACATCGATACCGACGTGCTCCGACACGCATCCAACGGCATCTATGAATGGCAAAAAAACGCCGAAGACTTTCCCGAATGGATACGTCCCTCGGAATATTTCAAACGCCGTCCCCATCCCACCAAAGAGGGGGACTACCTTATCAAGGTCAAAGAGACGCTCGCGCGGCGGGTCCGTTTCGAGCGTCACAACCTGATGGCGCAGGAGTATCCTTTCAAACCCCACGAGTTCGACGTCGTTTTCTGTCGAAACGTCCTGATCTATTTCAATCAGAACGACCAAAACGCCATATTGAAAAAACTGTTCCGCACGCTTAAACCGGGAGGAACGCTCTATCTTGGGCATTCGGAAAGCCCGCTGGAGCTCAGCCCCTATGTCGAACGGTACGGCCAGAATATTTTTGTCAAAACCAAAGAGTATCCATGAAAATCATCAAAGGGACGGTTGATTCCAAAATCGTCAAACTTTCGCGTCCCGACGCAATCAAATACATCCGTAACAAAGAGACCCTGGGCATCATCGGGGGAGAATTCGCCATCACCTACGACGAAGACGACCTCCCCATCACGACGCTGCTGGGTTCGTGCGTCGCCGTCATGCTCTACGACGCCGCACTGCAGGTTAAAGGGATGAACCATTTTCTCCTCCCAACCTCGTGCGCGCAGGGGACGTCATGCCGCTTCGGGCTCTACGCCATGGAAGCGATGCTCAACGAAATGTACAAACTCGGCTGCCGAAAAGAAAACATCTCGGCCAAAATCGCGGGCG
This window encodes:
- a CDS encoding chemotaxis protein CheW; protein product: MAIIESNQLLTFKLGNETYGIQINKVREILTYPTVTPIPDASRWVKGVINLRGEVAPVIDLRVRFNVNDDPIYTNRTIIIAVKTQDMRMIGLVVDEVSDMENVDLDRLYPAPDMGTSIAPEYLKGLFKKEEKMIVILDIDRILDKDEMQRLSRAGEGTTNVYSASA
- a CDS encoding protein-glutamate O-methyltransferase CheR; protein product: MYTARQLERARELAYRHSGITLGPNKDVMIANRLDKLKRDVAHDDIDAILSAVEQGRYVDTFISTFTTNKTNFFRESFHFDDLRDRVFKQAAGKGSELKIYCSAASTGEEPYSILMTMEAAKTVHSDAALNYSLLATDIDTDVLRHASNGIYEWQKNAEDFPEWIRPSEYFKRRPHPTKEGDYLIKVKETLARRVRFERHNLMAQEYPFKPHEFDVVFCRNVLIYFNQNDQNAILKKLFRTLKPGGTLYLGHSESPLELSPYVERYGQNIFVKTKEYP
- a CDS encoding chemotaxis protein CheD — its product is MKIIKGTVDSKIVKLSRPDAIKYIRNKETLGIIGGEFAITYDEDDLPITTLLGSCVAVMLYDAALQVKGMNHFLLPTSCAQGTSCRFGLYAMEAMLNEMYKLGCRKENISAKIAGGANILHDLSDSIGERNVLFARQFCRSEGIRIVAENVLGSNGRVVMLDRDFQTIAKTIANRSMDEKLAQADRALARAVNKTESAPAESGVTLF